In Veillonellales bacterium, a single window of DNA contains:
- a CDS encoding BMC domain-containing protein, with product MQHAVGVIEMKNIAKAYLVADTCLKSAAITLHAKTMCPGKFLIIVSGEISSVKSSVEAGCALARNDITDSIILGNIDQNVLRGMMGTAAVKEYGAIGVIETFTVPAAIKAADMAVKTAQVDVMDVRTAQGLGGKGIVYITGSIGAVQMAVDAVSKDIAAEGVLVDAVVVSSPDKQLLSLI from the coding sequence ATGCAGCATGCAGTAGGTGTAATTGAAATGAAAAATATAGCCAAGGCGTATCTTGTCGCAGATACTTGTTTAAAATCCGCTGCAATAACGCTTCATGCCAAAACAATGTGCCCCGGTAAGTTTCTAATTATCGTCAGCGGTGAAATAAGTTCGGTAAAGTCATCGGTTGAGGCTGGCTGTGCGCTTGCCCGCAACGATATCACCGATTCTATCATACTGGGCAATATCGATCAAAATGTTCTGCGGGGAATGATGGGGACTGCAGCTGTTAAGGAATATGGTGCGATTGGTGTAATTGAAACCTTCACCGTTCCCGCGGCAATCAAGGCAGCGGATATGGCAGTAAAAACCGCACAAGTAGACGTAATGGATGTTAGAACTGCTCAAGGTTTGGGCGGAAAAGGCATTGTATATATCACGGGATCGATCGGCGCAGTCCAAATGGCAGTTGATGCAGTGAGTAAAGACATTGCCGCAGAAGGCGTTTTGGTTGATGCCGTTGTAGTTTCGTCTCCTGATAAACAGTTACTATCATTGATATAA
- a CDS encoding BMC domain-containing protein: MSGALGLIQVEALSAAYAAADAALKAADVTIVGLERVKGGGLMLLKITGDVASVQAAVDSGLLIARAVGKNAVGHVIARTALPIIPVKTETEESKKEQEEPKKSLTTKGDATNVECARNGRNKRPNSSN; encoded by the coding sequence ATGAGTGGTGCTTTAGGCCTGATTCAAGTAGAAGCTTTAAGTGCGGCTTATGCTGCTGCAGATGCGGCGCTTAAAGCAGCCGATGTTACTATAGTCGGCTTAGAACGTGTCAAGGGCGGCGGGCTGATGTTGCTGAAAATAACCGGCGACGTTGCCAGTGTGCAGGCTGCAGTTGATTCGGGATTGCTCATAGCAAGAGCAGTTGGTAAAAATGCTGTCGGACATGTGATTGCGAGAACGGCTTTACCGATTATTCCGGTTAAAACTGAAACTGAAGAATCAAAAAAAGAACAGGAAGAACCAAAAAAATCGTTAACAACGAAAGGAGATGCTACGAATGTCGAATGCGCTAGGAATGGTAGAAACAAAAGGCCTAATAGCAGCAATTGA
- a CDS encoding BMC domain-containing protein produces the protein MSNALGMVETKGLIAAIEAGDAMLKAANVELIGYEKIGGGFVTVMVRGDVGAVKAAAEVGGQAAQRLGELISVHVIPRPHTDLEKILPK, from the coding sequence ATGTCGAATGCGCTAGGAATGGTAGAAACAAAAGGCCTAATAGCAGCAATTGAAGCAGGTGACGCTATGCTGAAAGCGGCTAACGTAGAGCTGATCGGCTATGAAAAAATCGGCGGAGGCTTTGTAACGGTTATGGTACGCGGCGACGTCGGTGCGGTTAAAGCAGCGGCAGAAGTCGGCGGTCAAGCAGCACAACGCTTGGGTGAATTGATTTCCGTCCATGTAATTCCTCGTCCGCATACCGATCTTGAGAAGATTCTTCCTAAATAG
- a CDS encoding BMC domain-containing protein translates to MGNEALGMVETKGLIAAIEAGDTMLKAANVELIGYEKIGGGFVTVMVRGDVGAVKAAAESGGQAAQRLGELISVHVIPRPHTDLEKILPKSK, encoded by the coding sequence ATGGGTAATGAAGCTTTAGGAATGGTAGAGACAAAAGGTCTTATCGCAGCAATTGAGGCAGGCGATACGATGCTGAAAGCCGCCAATGTAGAACTGATTGGCTATGAAAAAATCGGTGGAGGCTTTGTAACGGTTATGGTACGCGGCGATGTCGGTGCAGTTAAAGCAGCGGCTGAATCCGGTGGTCAAGCGGCACAACGTTTGGGTGAATTGATTTCCGTCCATGTAATTCCTCGTCCGCATACCGATCTTGAAAAAATCCTGCCCAAAAGCAAATAA
- a CDS encoding fumarylacetoacetate hydrolase family protein, whose translation MPIFVCYKHGDITHSGILTQFGQQKVVAEIDGSFYTRWSVTGNYHPLEEVELQSPCTPTKIIGVGVNYYSMANALAVEIPSTPLFFLKPASGVTGPDTNIILPGISRQVDYEIELAVVIKKRGYKIVPSEAMDYILGYTCSNDVTAVDLLESGKPWLLPKGFDTFTPLGPYIVSDINPDRLYMETYLNNKRLQSGSTRDMIVKIPELIAHASNIMTLESGDVLLTGTIPGKGTLHAGDQIVISISDIGSMKNTVISS comes from the coding sequence ATGCCGATCTTTGTTTGCTATAAGCACGGTGATATAACTCATAGCGGTATACTGACTCAATTTGGACAGCAAAAGGTTGTGGCTGAAATTGACGGCAGCTTTTATACACGATGGAGTGTAACCGGCAACTATCATCCATTGGAGGAAGTAGAACTGCAAAGCCCGTGCACCCCGACTAAGATAATCGGTGTAGGCGTTAACTATTATAGTATGGCCAACGCCCTAGCTGTTGAGATACCGTCCACTCCTTTATTCTTCTTAAAACCGGCATCCGGAGTGACCGGACCTGATACGAACATCATCCTTCCGGGCATTTCGCGGCAGGTGGATTATGAAATCGAGCTAGCGGTAGTTATAAAAAAGCGCGGGTACAAAATTGTTCCGTCGGAAGCCATGGATTATATACTGGGGTATACTTGTTCCAATGATGTTACTGCCGTTGATTTGCTGGAATCCGGAAAGCCGTGGCTGCTTCCTAAGGGATTTGATACATTTACCCCATTAGGACCTTATATTGTTAGTGATATTAATCCTGACCGGCTGTACATGGAAACTTATTTAAACAATAAGCGCTTGCAGAGCGGATCTACGCGGGACATGATTGTCAAAATTCCCGAACTGATCGCTCATGCCTCAAATATCATGACACTTGAGTCGGGAGACGTGTTACTGACAGGTACTATTCCGGGGAAAGGAACATTGCATGCTGGGGATCAGATCGTTATCTCGATTTCGGATATCGGTTCAATGAAAAATACGGTTATTAGCTCATAA
- a CDS encoding acetate kinase yields the protein MNILVINCGGSSIKYQLIDMDEKLVLAKGSVEQIGSPKSGFNFKSNDNYIVKKDIFIADHETGLKMVLTALTDPVCGIISSYSDIAAIGHRVVHAGEKFSGSVLITQEVINALKECIELAPLHNPPNIMGIELCEKAMPGIPQVGVFDNALHRNLKPHVYLYGLPYRYYNDYGIRRYGFHGISFTYMIERASEIVNVPIAKQRIVSLQLGSGCTANAMKWGESVDVSTGFTPCEGLIQSTRSGNIDPAIITHIMRKFNLSPDQMDDILYKQSGWLGLSDTTADFRDVEAAADAGNEQAQIAIDAFVYSTKKYIGAYAAAMGGMDLLVIAGGVGEKNAMVRAKICHDLDFLGINFDDQNNNQLAGEGVITSAASKVPVVVVNTNEEIIIARETAGIMKTLKERFVSS from the coding sequence GTGAATATTTTAGTAATCAATTGTGGCGGATCGTCCATCAAGTATCAATTAATTGATATGGATGAAAAGCTTGTTTTAGCAAAAGGCTCAGTAGAGCAAATAGGATCCCCCAAAAGCGGTTTTAATTTTAAAAGCAACGATAATTATATTGTAAAGAAAGACATCTTTATCGCTGATCATGAGACAGGGTTAAAAATGGTTCTTACCGCATTAACTGATCCTGTATGCGGAATTATAAGCAGCTATAGCGACATAGCGGCAATCGGGCATCGCGTTGTACATGCGGGAGAAAAATTCAGTGGTTCGGTATTAATTACGCAAGAGGTTATTAATGCACTAAAGGAATGTATCGAGCTGGCGCCATTGCATAATCCGCCCAATATAATGGGAATTGAGCTGTGTGAGAAAGCTATGCCGGGTATTCCTCAGGTAGGGGTTTTCGATAATGCCCTGCATCGGAACTTAAAACCTCACGTCTATCTTTACGGACTGCCTTATCGTTATTACAACGATTACGGTATCCGTCGCTACGGATTTCATGGAATTTCCTTTACATATATGATTGAAAGGGCCAGTGAAATAGTTAATGTACCTATTGCAAAACAGCGCATTGTATCACTGCAGCTAGGCAGCGGTTGTACTGCCAATGCCATGAAGTGGGGCGAGTCGGTTGACGTTTCGACAGGGTTTACGCCTTGCGAGGGCCTGATTCAGTCAACCAGGTCGGGTAATATTGATCCGGCGATTATTACTCACATCATGCGAAAGTTTAATCTAAGCCCCGATCAAATGGATGATATTTTATATAAACAAAGCGGCTGGCTAGGGCTGTCAGACACAACTGCCGATTTCAGAGACGTAGAAGCAGCGGCTGATGCAGGCAATGAACAGGCGCAGATCGCAATTGATGCCTTTGTGTATAGTACCAAAAAGTACATTGGGGCGTATGCCGCAGCTATGGGCGGTATGGATTTGCTGGTTATTGCCGGCGGGGTTGGTGAAAAGAACGCGATGGTTCGTGCCAAAATTTGTCATGATTTAGACTTTTTGGGGATTAACTTTGATGATCAAAATAATAACCAATTGGCTGGCGAAGGTGTCATCACCAGCGCGGCTAGTAAAGTTCCGGTAGTGGTAGTCAACACGAATGAAGAAATAATTATTGCCAGAGAGACCGCTGGGATAATGAAAACTTTAAAAGAAAGGTTTGTTAGTTCATAA
- a CDS encoding MFS transporter encodes MASMINRGLAAIAMDKAQKRIVPFILLMYVLSFLDRANIGFAKQAFQLDTGVSNAAYAMGAGIFFIGYAVLEVPSNIAMYRFGARIWLSRIMITWGIVAASFAWLTTEPLFLTGRFLLGVCEAGFFPGIIYYLTQWFTAEKRGAVTGLFYMGAPLSFIFGAPLSGILLDLNGLLGFHGWQWLFVVEGVLASIVGVWTLFYLDDKPSDAKWLNNEEKSALNAAIDEENTNKPTGHVGAWKILGNAKVIYLALIYCTIQISVYGFTFYLPTQVSGLLGVKVGTMVGVVSAIPWLCALVATIIIPKYSDRSGKRGVLAAILMVCGGLGLYGSATSSPVIGLIGLSVAISAFITVQPVFWTIPTKFLSGVAAASAIALINAVGNVGGFIAPNLRAWAEQTISPSAGLFALASVSFLGAVLLFAALSMGMGKSEGARIEAVHNNKV; translated from the coding sequence ATGGCATCGATGATTAACAGAGGGTTAGCCGCAATTGCGATGGATAAGGCGCAAAAAAGGATTGTCCCGTTTATTTTGCTCATGTATGTACTTTCTTTTTTAGATCGTGCCAATATCGGATTTGCAAAACAAGCTTTTCAGCTTGATACGGGGGTAAGTAATGCCGCTTATGCAATGGGGGCGGGTATCTTTTTCATAGGCTACGCAGTTCTTGAAGTTCCAAGCAACATTGCTATGTATCGTTTTGGGGCAAGAATATGGTTGTCCAGAATAATGATTACCTGGGGAATTGTTGCTGCCAGCTTTGCATGGTTAACAACAGAGCCTTTGTTCTTAACCGGACGATTCCTGCTTGGTGTTTGCGAAGCCGGGTTCTTCCCGGGCATCATCTATTACCTGACTCAATGGTTTACTGCTGAAAAACGTGGGGCTGTTACAGGCCTATTCTACATGGGCGCGCCGCTCTCGTTTATTTTCGGGGCACCGCTCTCCGGTATACTTTTAGATCTAAACGGTTTACTGGGTTTTCACGGCTGGCAATGGCTGTTTGTTGTAGAAGGCGTACTGGCCAGTATTGTAGGCGTTTGGACTTTATTTTATCTTGATGATAAGCCAAGCGATGCAAAATGGCTTAATAATGAGGAAAAATCAGCTCTTAACGCGGCAATAGATGAAGAAAATACCAATAAACCAACAGGTCATGTCGGTGCATGGAAAATTCTCGGTAATGCTAAAGTGATTTATCTTGCCCTTATTTATTGCACAATCCAGATTAGTGTTTATGGATTTACTTTCTATTTACCCACACAGGTATCCGGTTTATTAGGGGTAAAAGTAGGTACTATGGTTGGTGTTGTAAGTGCAATTCCCTGGTTATGCGCATTGGTCGCGACGATAATTATTCCTAAATACTCCGACCGGTCCGGTAAACGTGGCGTTTTGGCTGCTATATTAATGGTCTGCGGCGGTTTGGGGCTATACGGCTCAGCTACAAGTTCCCCGGTAATCGGCCTTATTGGATTAAGCGTTGCAATATCAGCCTTCATTACCGTCCAACCAGTTTTCTGGACAATCCCTACGAAGTTCTTAAGTGGCGTAGCCGCAGCAAGTGCGATTGCCCTTATTAACGCAGTTGGAAACGTAGGCGGCTTTATTGCGCCGAATTTAAGAGCTTGGGCGGAACAAACCATCAGTCCTTCCGCCGGTTTATTTGCCCTTGCTTCAGTATCTTTCCTGGGAGCGGTACTTTTATTTGCTGCACTTTCAATGGGAATGGGCAAATCGGAAGGAGCAAGGATCGAAGCGGTTCATAATAATAAGGTCTAA
- the rhmD gene encoding L-rhamnonate dehydratase: protein MKLPKIKEIRAYFMGGATAEKGSGGGDYHDQKGNHWIDNHIATPMSKYKEYEQSRQSFGINVLGTLIVEVEADNGITGFAISTGGEMGCFIVEKHLSRFVEGKCVSDIKLIHDQMLNATWYYSGGGGIVMNAISCVDNALWDLYGKVLDIPVYKLLGGAVRDEIQFYATGARPDLAKDMGFIGGKMPTHYGPHDGDQGIQKDAAMVAEFRKKCGPDFWLMLDCWMSQDVNYATKLAHACAPYNLKWIEECFPPQQYESYKELKRNAPQGMLVTTGEHHGNLESFRMLSDLGLDILQPDVSWCGGVTTLTEIAAIAKSRGQLVVPHGSSVYSHHVVITFTNTPFSEFLMTSPDCSALRPQFDPILINEPVPLNGRIHKTVLDRPGFGVELNRECKMKRAYTH from the coding sequence ATGAAATTACCAAAGATCAAAGAAATTCGCGCCTATTTTATGGGAGGAGCGACTGCGGAAAAAGGCAGTGGCGGCGGTGATTATCATGATCAAAAAGGGAATCATTGGATTGATAATCATATTGCCACACCAATGAGCAAGTATAAAGAGTATGAACAATCCCGCCAATCCTTTGGAATTAATGTATTGGGTACCTTAATCGTTGAAGTCGAAGCTGACAATGGCATAACCGGTTTTGCAATTTCCACGGGTGGAGAGATGGGATGCTTCATTGTTGAAAAGCACCTTAGTCGTTTTGTTGAGGGAAAATGTGTGTCCGATATTAAATTAATTCATGACCAGATGCTCAATGCAACTTGGTACTATTCCGGTGGCGGCGGTATTGTGATGAATGCGATTTCGTGTGTAGATAATGCATTATGGGATTTATATGGTAAAGTACTCGATATACCTGTTTACAAATTATTAGGCGGGGCCGTTCGGGATGAAATTCAGTTTTACGCTACCGGTGCTAGGCCGGATTTAGCGAAGGACATGGGGTTTATTGGCGGGAAAATGCCGACTCATTACGGTCCGCACGATGGCGATCAAGGGATACAGAAAGATGCTGCTATGGTTGCGGAATTTCGTAAAAAGTGCGGCCCTGATTTCTGGCTGATGCTGGACTGCTGGATGAGTCAAGATGTAAATTATGCGACTAAATTGGCACATGCCTGTGCGCCATACAATTTAAAATGGATTGAAGAATGCTTTCCTCCCCAGCAATATGAAAGCTACAAAGAGTTAAAACGCAATGCACCGCAAGGAATGCTGGTAACCACAGGTGAGCATCATGGTAATCTTGAATCGTTCAGAATGCTTTCGGATCTCGGGTTAGATATTTTACAGCCTGATGTAAGCTGGTGTGGTGGCGTAACTACTTTGACTGAAATTGCAGCCATTGCCAAATCACGGGGGCAATTGGTCGTGCCGCATGGTTCTTCCGTTTATTCGCATCATGTTGTTATTACGTTTACGAATACACCATTTAGCGAATTTTTGATGACAAGTCCGGATTGCTCAGCTCTTCGTCCTCAATTCGACCCGATTCTGATTAATGAACCTGTTCCTTTAAATGGCAGAATTCATAAGACGGTTTTAGATCGTCCCGGATTTGGTGTTGAGTTGAATCGTGAGTGCAAGATGAAGCGGGCCTATACTCATTAA
- the aroF gene encoding 3-deoxy-7-phosphoheptulonate synthase, whose protein sequence is MLVVMRTGAPREEVEKVHARLMQMEVEVSRIEGTQQSVFALVGDTSKLDLGAVAANPQVEKIIRVQKPYKLVSRIFHPADTVVEIGSCKIGGGHKAVIAGPCSVESEEQMIHTASLVKGYGAAMLRGGAYKPRSSPYSFQGMGEDGLKLLAKAREATGLPFVTEVMDLETFDLVEEYADLVQIGARNMQNFPLLKRAGKSAKPVLLKRGLSATLEEFLMAAEYILSGGNSQVILCERGIRTFDTYTRNTLDISIIPAVQELSHLPIIVDPSHACGKWSMVETLAKAAMAAGADGLMIEVHHQPEQALCDGAQSLKPEKFGRLMSSVQKVMAAV, encoded by the coding sequence ATGTTGGTTGTCATGAGAACGGGAGCTCCCCGGGAAGAAGTGGAAAAGGTTCATGCCAGATTGATGCAGATGGAGGTGGAAGTTTCCCGCATTGAAGGGACGCAGCAATCTGTTTTTGCCTTAGTGGGGGATACCAGCAAACTGGATTTAGGCGCTGTCGCCGCTAATCCCCAGGTTGAAAAAATTATACGGGTTCAGAAGCCTTATAAATTGGTCAGCCGAATTTTTCATCCGGCTGATACGGTTGTTGAAATCGGCAGCTGCAAAATCGGCGGCGGACACAAAGCAGTGATCGCCGGACCCTGTTCGGTAGAAAGTGAAGAGCAAATGATCCATACGGCTTCCCTGGTCAAGGGCTATGGCGCTGCCATGCTGCGGGGCGGCGCTTACAAGCCTCGTTCGTCACCTTATAGTTTTCAGGGAATGGGGGAAGACGGACTGAAGTTATTGGCGAAAGCCAGAGAAGCTACCGGGCTGCCTTTTGTAACGGAAGTGATGGATCTGGAAACTTTTGATCTGGTAGAGGAATATGCGGATTTGGTACAAATCGGTGCGCGAAACATGCAGAATTTTCCACTTTTAAAGCGGGCCGGCAAAAGCGCAAAGCCGGTTCTGTTAAAAAGAGGATTAAGCGCCACGCTGGAAGAATTTCTAATGGCTGCCGAATATATTCTTTCCGGCGGCAATTCTCAGGTGATTTTGTGTGAACGGGGGATCAGAACTTTTGATACCTATACCAGAAATACCCTTGATATAAGCATTATTCCGGCAGTTCAGGAACTAAGCCATCTGCCGATCATTGTCGATCCCAGTCATGCCTGCGGCAAGTGGTCGATGGTGGAGACACTGGCTAAAGCCGCGATGGCCGCCGGCGCTGACGGGCTGATGATTGAAGTTCACCATCAACCCGAACAGGCTTTATGTGACGGAGCCCAATCGTTAAAGCCGGAAAAATTCGGGCGGCTCATGTCTTCCGTACAGAAAGTTATGGCTGCTGTGTAA
- the aroA gene encoding 3-phosphoshikimate 1-carboxyvinyltransferase — translation MLVINKIGKISGRITVPGDKSISHRAIMLAAISSGRSVIEGFLNGQDCLSTMNCFQALGIDIQQTGQRVEIQGKGLYGLQEPTNVLDAGNSGTTMRLMSGILAGQNFMSIITGDSSLRQRPMARVTAPLQKMGARIDGRVTGQYAPLVIRGGGLQGITWQTPVASAQIKSAVLLAGLYAAGKTTVEEPMVSRDHTERMLACFGIPVERSGAAVTVGKGRLEGQRIKVPGDISSAAFFLAAAAAQPGAQLVIQNVGLNPTRTGIIDVLRQMGADIRLANVQSSGGEEAGDLIVTGGELHGTEVTREMIPRLIDEIPVLAVAAALAHGVTRITGAEELKVKESNRLAAMAVELGKMGVAIRELPDGLLIEGPNQIKGAAINSYHDHRIAMAMAVCGLFAQGETRIADSDCIDISFPGFGKLLQQITQ, via the coding sequence ATGCTTGTAATTAACAAAATCGGCAAAATTTCCGGCAGAATCACGGTGCCCGGCGACAAATCAATTTCCCACCGGGCGATTATGCTGGCTGCCATCAGTTCGGGCAGAAGCGTAATCGAAGGTTTTTTGAACGGACAGGATTGTCTCAGTACCATGAATTGCTTTCAGGCTTTGGGTATTGACATTCAACAGACCGGACAGCGGGTAGAAATACAGGGCAAGGGGCTTTATGGCTTGCAGGAACCTACGAATGTACTGGATGCGGGAAATTCCGGCACTACCATGCGGCTGATGTCCGGTATTTTGGCCGGACAGAATTTTATGAGTATTATCACCGGTGATTCATCCTTGCGGCAGCGGCCTATGGCCAGGGTCACCGCGCCGTTGCAAAAGATGGGAGCGCGGATTGACGGCCGGGTTACCGGTCAATATGCTCCCTTAGTGATCCGGGGCGGCGGTTTGCAGGGAATTACCTGGCAAACGCCGGTAGCCAGTGCCCAAATCAAATCGGCGGTATTATTGGCCGGCCTCTATGCCGCCGGCAAAACCACGGTGGAAGAGCCAATGGTATCACGGGACCATACCGAACGGATGCTGGCCTGCTTTGGTATTCCGGTTGAGCGCAGCGGCGCGGCAGTTACTGTCGGTAAGGGCAGGCTGGAAGGGCAGCGGATCAAAGTACCGGGGGATATTTCTTCGGCGGCGTTTTTCCTGGCTGCCGCCGCTGCCCAGCCGGGGGCGCAGCTGGTAATTCAAAATGTGGGACTCAATCCTACCCGGACCGGCATTATTGACGTATTGCGGCAAATGGGCGCCGATATTCGCCTGGCCAATGTTCAAAGCAGCGGCGGAGAAGAAGCGGGCGATTTGATTGTAACAGGCGGCGAGCTTCACGGTACGGAGGTAACCCGGGAAATGATCCCCCGGCTGATTGACGAAATTCCGGTACTGGCGGTAGCGGCCGCCCTTGCTCACGGCGTTACCCGGATTACCGGAGCGGAAGAATTGAAAGTCAAAGAATCAAACCGGCTGGCGGCCATGGCGGTGGAATTGGGGAAAATGGGCGTCGCCATTCGTGAATTGCCGGATGGGCTGCTGATTGAAGGACCGAATCAGATTAAGGGCGCTGCGATCAACAGTTATCATGATCATCGCATTGCCATGGCGATGGCTGTTTGCGGCCTGTTTGCCCAGGGGGAAACAAGAATTGCCGACAGTGACTGTATTGACATCTCTTTTCCTGGTTTTGGCAAATTATTACAGCAGATTACTCAATAG
- the pheA gene encoding prephenate dehydratase — MKLGYLGPSGSYSYEAACRYAAKSGEKAKCIPFSGFAAIINGVEQGRLDSGILPVENSTYGAVANAMDMLLNLCKTAICGEMILDIEHCLLSSSPNINEIQYVYSHEQALEQCHNFFSERYPHIKQIPCSSTSQACQLAKKNGAAYGAVAGKTAAELYNLLVAEENIQDNAFNQTRFLIIGGNRFAPTGWDKTSLAFAFPGDCPGNLYKILKFFADRNINLTRIESRPAKNTLGKYVFYIDFLGHIQADANASLLEEIEEQVEWLKILGSYPMDTRE; from the coding sequence ATGAAACTTGGTTATCTTGGACCGTCTGGCTCATATAGTTATGAAGCGGCCTGCCGCTATGCGGCAAAATCTGGGGAGAAAGCAAAATGTATACCTTTCTCCGGCTTTGCCGCTATTATTAATGGCGTGGAGCAGGGCAGGCTGGACAGCGGGATACTGCCGGTGGAAAATTCCACCTACGGAGCAGTGGCTAATGCGATGGATATGCTGCTTAACCTATGCAAGACCGCAATTTGCGGTGAAATGATTCTTGACATCGAACATTGTCTGCTAAGCAGCAGCCCGAATATCAATGAAATTCAATATGTCTACTCTCACGAGCAGGCGCTGGAACAATGCCATAACTTTTTTTCCGAACGTTATCCTCATATTAAGCAAATTCCTTGTTCCAGTACGTCGCAAGCTTGCCAATTGGCGAAAAAAAATGGCGCCGCTTACGGCGCTGTGGCAGGGAAGACGGCGGCAGAGCTCTATAACCTTTTAGTTGCCGAAGAAAACATTCAGGACAATGCATTTAATCAGACACGTTTTTTAATCATCGGCGGGAACCGATTTGCTCCCACAGGCTGGGATAAAACCTCGCTTGCTTTTGCTTTTCCCGGTGATTGCCCGGGAAATTTATATAAAATATTAAAATTCTTCGCCGACCGCAATATAAATTTGACTCGCATTGAATCCAGGCCGGCGAAAAACACGCTGGGAAAGTATGTTTTTTATATTGATTTTCTAGGACATATTCAAGCTGACGCAAATGCCAGCCTGTTGGAAGAAATTGAAGAACAGGTGGAATGGCTGAAAATACTAGGCTCTTATCCAATGGATACAAGAGAATAG
- the aroC gene encoding chorismate synthase — MMRYLTGGESHGSGLIGMIEGFPARVGMDIAAINRDLARRQQGYGRGGRMAIETDKIQFLSGVRGGKSLGSPISFSIANKDYENWIPYMNPVKIESDDKQVTAPRPGHADLPGSIKYGFDDIRNVLERSSARETAVRVAIGSIVRQLLQNFNIAAACHVVSIGGIAAGVSNYSFADLARAEESPVRVVDPQAEQRIIERIDQAKREGESLGGVFEIVITGVPVGLGSYVQWDRKLDGRLAYALQSIQAIKGVEFGGGFACASRQGSAVHDEIFYSPEQGYYRRTNNAGGIEGGMSNGQDIVIRCAMKPIPTLYKPLRTVDIKTKASCTAAVERSDICAVPAAAVVGEAAALTVIGEEFLRKFGGDSLEEITERWEQWERQ; from the coding sequence ATGATGCGTTATTTGACAGGCGGCGAGTCCCATGGTTCAGGCTTGATCGGGATGATCGAAGGTTTTCCCGCCCGGGTGGGAATGGACATTGCGGCAATCAACCGGGATTTGGCCCGCCGCCAGCAGGGTTACGGCCGCGGCGGCCGCATGGCAATTGAAACCGATAAAATCCAATTTCTATCCGGGGTGCGAGGCGGCAAGTCTCTGGGCAGTCCGATTAGTTTCAGCATTGCCAATAAAGATTATGAGAACTGGATTCCCTATATGAATCCGGTAAAAATTGAAAGCGACGACAAACAAGTGACTGCTCCCCGGCCGGGGCACGCTGACTTGCCGGGAAGCATCAAGTATGGTTTTGACGATATTCGCAATGTGCTGGAGCGAAGCAGCGCCCGGGAAACGGCCGTCCGGGTAGCCATCGGCAGTATTGTCAGGCAGCTGTTGCAGAACTTTAATATTGCGGCTGCCTGTCATGTGGTCAGCATCGGCGGTATAGCTGCCGGTGTTTCTAACTACTCTTTTGCCGATTTGGCACGGGCCGAAGAATCACCGGTTCGGGTGGTTGATCCACAGGCGGAACAAAGAATTATCGAACGGATTGATCAGGCCAAACGGGAGGGTGAGTCATTAGGCGGTGTATTTGAAATTGTGATTACCGGTGTACCGGTAGGGCTGGGCAGCTATGTGCAATGGGATCGCAAGCTGGATGGTCGCTTGGCCTATGCTTTGCAAAGCATCCAGGCGATTAAAGGCGTTGAATTCGGCGGCGGCTTTGCCTGCGCTTCCCGGCAAGGCTCAGCGGTTCATGACGAAATATTTTATAGCCCGGAGCAAGGGTATTACCGCCGGACCAACAATGCCGGCGGCATTGAAGGGGGCATGTCCAACGGCCAGGATATTGTAATCCGCTGTGCCATGAAGCCTATCCCGACATTATACAAGCCCTTGCGGACAGTCGATATTAAAACAAAAGCGTCTTGCACCGCTGCCGTCGAACGCAGCGATATCTGCGCGGTGCCGGCGGCGGCTGTTGTCGGCGAGGCCGCGGCCCTTACGGTGATTGGCGAAGAATTTTTAAGAAAATTCGGCGGCGACAGTCTGGAGGAGATAACAGAACGATGGGAGCAGTGGGAAAGGCAATAA